In Daphnia pulex isolate KAP4 chromosome 7, ASM2113471v1, one genomic interval encodes:
- the LOC124198420 gene encoding mucin-12-like yields MAVLHHYNQSSGHLRYGNNCSAVVVTNCILRRPNCFAITVNYFVVLLLGVVSLMSESTTGVLMSPGYGGYQSTTPPSYYATTTYDTTSYYTEVPKYYTTKEPEYYTTTNAAPAYYTEAPKYYSAPSYYTEVSAYYTTETVEYYTEVIMVNNGLLLLGVESLMAGLTTGVSMSPGYGGYQTTTPASDCTTTTTYATTSYYTEASKYYTTNIPDCIQKHKLSRVTTQKPRSIILPRVPPPSHRSITQLRMQRQLTTPRFSRTTLLSATPPRLQLITPLTVENFTEVPKYYSAPSYTTLTEAAKYYVALTFYTTAAPSYYAEPKYYTEDPVCYTTTYATLCYYTEALK; encoded by the exons ATGgcagtactacaccactacaatCAGTCGAGTGGTCATCTCCGATAtggcaacaactgcagtgcaGTAGtcgtcaccaactgcattcttcgtcgtcccAACTGTTTTGCAATTAcgg TAAACTATtttgtcgtgctgctgttgggtgtcgtTTCGTTGATGAGCgagtcgaccactggtgtactaatgtctcctgggtatggcggataccaaagcacGACGCCGCCGTCTTactatgcaacaacaacatacgacacgaccagttactacactgaggtccccaagtactacaccaccaaggaaccggagtattacacaactacaaaTGCCGcgccagcttattacaccgaggctcccaagtactactctgctcccagctactacaccgaggtttcagcttattacaccactgAAACagttgaatactacaccgaagtaatcatgg taAACAATGGCCTGCTGCTGTTAGGTGTtgaatcgttgatggctggattgACCACTGGTGTGTcgatgtctcctggatatGGCGGTTATCAAACCACAACGCCGGCGTCTGACtgcacgacaacaacaacatacgcaacgaccagttactacactgaggcctccaagtactacaccaccaataTTCCAGATTGTATACAAAAACATAAGCTgtcccgagttactacacagaagccccgaagtattattcttccccgaGTTCCACCACCAAGTCATCGGAGTATTACACAACTTCGTATGCAGcgccagcttactacaccgaggttctCAAGAACTACTCTGCTCTCAgctactccaccgaggctccagcttatcACACCACTAACGGTCGAAAACTTCACAGAAGtgccaaagtactactctgccccgagctacacaaccctaactgaggcggccaagtattacgtagCCCTAACTTTCTACACAACTGCTGCCCCTTCGTATTACGCTGAACCaaaatactacactgaagacCCAGTTtgctacaccacaacctacgctacactctgctactacaccgaagctctgAAGTAG
- the LOC124198695 gene encoding uncharacterized protein LOC124198695 isoform X2, with translation MSRVCRMSSVINETEFHNSEPFKMLEVINATISQEESDSKSDFYQVLKACLDSPNSTYKDKVYALSKAWDTFSACSIQYSEVIPFLYNDTIMIVLQFEWGKLRKSCKSHLNTSLQNAASNLISSNTHAFHLCLRSLRIVNNPWNYPIVTKITNDTPISESEGCDFFLTEMPILMNARLDRICWDDKCKDLALKLVAFYRKCFQDSKNILEPHCSVVCRQMWLDLHVALLYICDEKVDEIVNMLEKHFSEGLDIVKRLVGRTSQSHAPSKRNSGINRIWREHGMETAEFTSQWLLSTAFIRCPPPKCLASLVIQHVNLQKKLGKSSLDIIKSLHALLDKDQLKKLMTSAHMYVFCATLFDKFGDDFKSFCIEFYVKAVIVDLNYLEKQKWDPKTGGVKSAEIGLAAVFSKLAELVRVDIRICKEMALAAFSLHPTQERFDKLVELAAADQAVKGKSPSPISNGPCPLITKDVKVPNGMDEIELESTSTQEEDNKSPYTNLAAATLGLSEGIIQELGVIVDGVRWEVLTWNIGWKQLEPLCRRYMNDKETMRSVTNELNFLKIDYSQFKDMPRPERDVYWGIEKGYENCLEPAVAVPKRKSPSLKTDPRRSKSKKSSSRKKGSRNSPSDVRSKRSEELKRKTWMRRTTLSLKSSSESDKSIELNNSKTNSEVVPCCDGVKRSARIQASKRTSTEVTRDSAALIKRLREIRLDFGMTSKWQYLSPKSPATKTQQSRKVSSYRLVANHFAPMLSTLNMQPKVVLTRTTINSTTHIIQEPSSRSKMSTEASGYCHPWIPIENIKKEYLGVEKMKRKSVTGVTEPQASLIPVVQLHKRRRSVKLRNDNESSNVCEKETLVEDNKLSSFFTTDGLQKRVESDAGPSVDHLNCLGKIFSSTPLPRIRHVSHHSESGDSSAVLEPDLAFATSSASGIGKRSRIHESVACADSVLLIEPSSHVPNVDDIQERSTAQSQLNAEPNGSTTTSLRSSKRVRGVPKSSNPGGGDGMAASNISVSSISSLSSDTNSPYRVSYTDVCDQS, from the exons ATGTCAAGGGTTTGCAGAATGTCGTCTGTTATTAACGAAACCGAATTTCACAACTCTGAGCCGTTCAAAATGCTTGAAGTAATAAATGCTACGATATCTCAAGAAGAAAGTGATTCCAAGTCAGACTTTTATCAG GTTCTGAAAGCCTGCCTTGACTCTCCCAACAGCACATACAAGGATAAAGTGTATGCACTTAGTAAAGCCTGGGATACCTTCTCAGCATGTAGCATCCAGTATTCCGAAGTGATTCCTTTCTTATACAA TGATACTATTatgattgttttacaatttGAATGGGGTAAACTGAGAAAATCATGCAAAAGCCATCTTAACACCAGCCTTCAAAATGCTGCGTCCAATCTCATTTCTTCGAACACACATGCCTTCCATCTGTGTCTTCGTTCACTACGCATTGTCAATAATCCTTGGAATTACCCGATTGtgacaaaaattacaaatgatACACCAATCAGTGAATCTGAAG GGTGTGATTTCTTCCTAACAGAAATGCCAATTTTGATGAACGCTCGCCTGGACAGAATATGCTGGGATGACAAGTGTAAAGACCTTGCACTAAAACTAGTTGCCTTCtacagaaaatgttttcaagaTTCAAAGAATATCCTGGAGCCTCATTGCTCAGTGGTGTGCCGACAAATGTGGTTAGATTTACACGTGGCCCTACTCTACATTTGTGATGAAAAAGTGGATGAGATTGTCAACATgttagaaaaacatttttcggaAGGGTTGGATATAGTAAAGCGTCTTGTCGGCAGGACATCGCAAAGTCACGCTCCAAGCAAGAGAAATAGTGGAATCAACCGAATTTGGCGCGAGCATGGGATGGAGACGGCCGAGTTTACTAGTCAGTGGTTACTTAGCACTGCATTTATCAGATGTCCTCCACCAAAGTGCCTAGCATCACTAGTCATTCAGCATGTAAATCTACAAAAGAAGCTCGGCAAATCTAGCCTAGACATAATCAAGAGTCTGCATGCTTTACTGGACAAAGATCAATTGAAGAAGCTGATGACTTCGGCTCACATGTATGTCTTCTGCGCAACCCTTTTCGATAAG tttgggGATGATTTCAAGTCGTTTTGTATAGAATTCTACGTCAAAGCCGTGATTGTTGATCTCAACTACCttgaaaagcaaaaatggGATCCAAAAACAGGTGGAGTGAAGAGTGCTGAAATCGGTTTAGCTGCTGTGTTCTCCAAATTGGCTGAGCTGGTGCGCGTCGACATCAGAATCTGCAAAGAAATGGCATTGGCAGCTTTCTCACTTCACCCTACTCAGGAACGTTTCGACAAGTTGGTAGAACTAGCAGCAGCCGATCAAGCCGTAAAAGGAAAATCGCCATCTCCCATTAGCAACGGTCCTTGTCCGTTGATTACCAAGGATGTCAAAGTACCCAATGGAATGGATGAGATTGAGCTTGAAAGTACAAGTACTCAAGAGGAAGATAATAAGTCGCCCTACACCAACTTGGCTGCAGCCACTTTGGGTCTTTCGGAAGGAATTATCCAAGAACTTGGCGTTATCGTGGATGGCGTACGATGGGAAGTGCTAACTTGGAATATTGGATGGAAGCAGTTAGAGCCTCTTTGTCGACGTTACATGAACGATAAGGAAACTATGCGTTCTGTCACCAATGAACTTAATTTCCTCAAAATCGATTACAGCCAGTTTAAAGATATGCCAAGGCCGGAACGCGATGTTTACTGGGGAATTGAAAAAGGTTATGAAAACTGTTTAGAACCAGCAGTGGCAGTTCCCAAGAGAAAAAGTCCTAGTTTGAAAACTGATCCAAGGCGAAGTAAATCGAAGAAATCATCTTCGAGGAAAAAGGGTTCTCGAAATTCTCCGTCGGATGTGCGCTCTAAACGCAGTGAAGAGCTGAAAAGGAAGACTTGGATGAGACGGACTACCCTATCACTCAAATCGTCATCAGAATCGGATAAAAGCATTGAATTGAACAATTCCAAGACGAATTCTGAAGTTGTCCCTTGTTGTGATGGTGTCAAACGGTCCGCGAGGATTCAAGCCAGCAAG CGAACCAGCACTGAAGTTACTCGTGATTCAGCTGCTTTGATAAAAAGATTGCGGGAAATCCGACTTGATTTTGGCATGACCAGCAAGTGGCAATATCTTTCTCCAAAGTCACCGGCTACCAAAACTCAGCAGTCTCGCAAAGTGTCGTCATATCGTCTAGTCGCTAATCATTTTGCGCCCATGCTCAGTACCCTCAATATGCAGCCCAAGGTCGTTCTGACGAGAACAACTATCAACTCGACAACACATATCATCCAGGAACCAAGCAGTAGAAGCAAAATGTCCACAGAAGCATCCGGATATTGCCACCCCTGGATTCCAAtagaaaatattaagaaagAGTACCTGGGAgtcgaaaaaatgaaacgaaaaagtgTCACAGGTGTCACTGAACCCCAG GCCAGCCTGATTCCTGTTGTGCAGTTACACAAACGACGCAGAAGTGTTAAATTACGTAATGACAATGAAAGCAGTAACGTCTGTGAGAAGGAAACGCTAGTCGAAGATAATAAATTGTCATCATTTTTCACCACTGATGGTCTTCAGAAGCGTGTGGAAAGTGATGCGGGACCATCTGTAGACCATCTGAATTGTCTTGGAAAAATTTTCTCCTCAACTCCATTACCTCGCATCCGCCATGTTTCCCATCATTCAGAAAGTGGCGATAGCAGTGCTGTGTTGGAACCGGATTTAGCTTTTGCAACTTCCAGTGCGTCTGGCATTGGAAAAAGATCTAGAATCCATGAATCAGTAGCTTGTGCGGATAGTGTGCTCCTCATTGAACCATCGTCGCACGTTCCAAATGTAGACGACATCCAAGAAAGATCAACGGCTCAGTCGCAGCTGAATGCAGAACCCAATGGATCGACGACAACTTCACTGAGGAGTAGTAAGCGGGTCAGAGGAGTACCCAAGTCGTCCAATCCAGGAGGCGGTGATGGAATGGCTGCATCCAATATTTCAGTTTCAAGCATCTCATCACTTTCATCGGATACCAACTCTCCCTATCGAG TCTCTTATACTGATGTGTGTGACCAGAGCTGA
- the LOC124198695 gene encoding uncharacterized protein LOC124198695 isoform X1 has translation MSRVCRMSSVINETEFHNSEPFKMLEVINATISQEESDSKSDFYQVLKACLDSPNSTYKDKVYALSKAWDTFSACSIQYSEVIPFLYNDTIMIVLQFEWGKLRKSCKSHLNTSLQNAASNLISSNTHAFHLCLRSLRIVNNPWNYPIVTKITNDTPISESEGCDFFLTEMPILMNARLDRICWDDKCKDLALKLVAFYRKCFQDSKNILEPHCSVVCRQMWLDLHVALLYICDEKVDEIVNMLEKHFSEGLDIVKRLVGRTSQSHAPSKRNSGINRIWREHGMETAEFTSQWLLSTAFIRCPPPKCLASLVIQHVNLQKKLGKSSLDIIKSLHALLDKDQLKKLMTSAHMYVFCATLFDKFGDDFKSFCIEFYVKAVIVDLNYLEKQKWDPKTGGVKSAEIGLAAVFSKLAELVRVDIRICKEMALAAFSLHPTQERFDKLVELAAADQAVKGKSPSPISNGPCPLITKDVKVPNGMDEIELESTSTQEEDNKSPYTNLAAATLGLSEGIIQELGVIVDGVRWEVLTWNIGWKQLEPLCRRYMNDKETMRSVTNELNFLKIDYSQFKDMPRPERDVYWGIEKGYENCLEPAVAVPKRKSPSLKTDPRRSKSKKSSSRKKGSRNSPSDVRSKRSEELKRKTWMRRTTLSLKSSSESDKSIELNNSKTNSEVVPCCDGVKRSARIQASKRTSTEVTRDSAALIKRLREIRLDFGMTSKWQYLSPKSPATKTQQSRKVSSYRLVANHFAPMLSTLNMQPKVVLTRTTINSTTHIIQEPSSRSKMSTEASGYCHPWIPIENIKKEYLGVEKMKRKSVTGVTEPQASLIPVVQLHKRRRSVKLRNDNESSNVCEKETLVEDNKLSSFFTTDGLQKRVESDAGPSVDHLNCLGKIFSSTPLPRIRHVSHHSESGDSSAVLEPDLAFATSSASGIGKRSRIHESVACADSVLLIEPSSHVPNVDDIQERSTAQSQLNAEPNGSTTTSLRSSKRVRGVPKSSNPGGGDGMAASNISVSSISSLSSDTNSPYRGALNVTDNLSLTFE, from the exons ATGTCAAGGGTTTGCAGAATGTCGTCTGTTATTAACGAAACCGAATTTCACAACTCTGAGCCGTTCAAAATGCTTGAAGTAATAAATGCTACGATATCTCAAGAAGAAAGTGATTCCAAGTCAGACTTTTATCAG GTTCTGAAAGCCTGCCTTGACTCTCCCAACAGCACATACAAGGATAAAGTGTATGCACTTAGTAAAGCCTGGGATACCTTCTCAGCATGTAGCATCCAGTATTCCGAAGTGATTCCTTTCTTATACAA TGATACTATTatgattgttttacaatttGAATGGGGTAAACTGAGAAAATCATGCAAAAGCCATCTTAACACCAGCCTTCAAAATGCTGCGTCCAATCTCATTTCTTCGAACACACATGCCTTCCATCTGTGTCTTCGTTCACTACGCATTGTCAATAATCCTTGGAATTACCCGATTGtgacaaaaattacaaatgatACACCAATCAGTGAATCTGAAG GGTGTGATTTCTTCCTAACAGAAATGCCAATTTTGATGAACGCTCGCCTGGACAGAATATGCTGGGATGACAAGTGTAAAGACCTTGCACTAAAACTAGTTGCCTTCtacagaaaatgttttcaagaTTCAAAGAATATCCTGGAGCCTCATTGCTCAGTGGTGTGCCGACAAATGTGGTTAGATTTACACGTGGCCCTACTCTACATTTGTGATGAAAAAGTGGATGAGATTGTCAACATgttagaaaaacatttttcggaAGGGTTGGATATAGTAAAGCGTCTTGTCGGCAGGACATCGCAAAGTCACGCTCCAAGCAAGAGAAATAGTGGAATCAACCGAATTTGGCGCGAGCATGGGATGGAGACGGCCGAGTTTACTAGTCAGTGGTTACTTAGCACTGCATTTATCAGATGTCCTCCACCAAAGTGCCTAGCATCACTAGTCATTCAGCATGTAAATCTACAAAAGAAGCTCGGCAAATCTAGCCTAGACATAATCAAGAGTCTGCATGCTTTACTGGACAAAGATCAATTGAAGAAGCTGATGACTTCGGCTCACATGTATGTCTTCTGCGCAACCCTTTTCGATAAG tttgggGATGATTTCAAGTCGTTTTGTATAGAATTCTACGTCAAAGCCGTGATTGTTGATCTCAACTACCttgaaaagcaaaaatggGATCCAAAAACAGGTGGAGTGAAGAGTGCTGAAATCGGTTTAGCTGCTGTGTTCTCCAAATTGGCTGAGCTGGTGCGCGTCGACATCAGAATCTGCAAAGAAATGGCATTGGCAGCTTTCTCACTTCACCCTACTCAGGAACGTTTCGACAAGTTGGTAGAACTAGCAGCAGCCGATCAAGCCGTAAAAGGAAAATCGCCATCTCCCATTAGCAACGGTCCTTGTCCGTTGATTACCAAGGATGTCAAAGTACCCAATGGAATGGATGAGATTGAGCTTGAAAGTACAAGTACTCAAGAGGAAGATAATAAGTCGCCCTACACCAACTTGGCTGCAGCCACTTTGGGTCTTTCGGAAGGAATTATCCAAGAACTTGGCGTTATCGTGGATGGCGTACGATGGGAAGTGCTAACTTGGAATATTGGATGGAAGCAGTTAGAGCCTCTTTGTCGACGTTACATGAACGATAAGGAAACTATGCGTTCTGTCACCAATGAACTTAATTTCCTCAAAATCGATTACAGCCAGTTTAAAGATATGCCAAGGCCGGAACGCGATGTTTACTGGGGAATTGAAAAAGGTTATGAAAACTGTTTAGAACCAGCAGTGGCAGTTCCCAAGAGAAAAAGTCCTAGTTTGAAAACTGATCCAAGGCGAAGTAAATCGAAGAAATCATCTTCGAGGAAAAAGGGTTCTCGAAATTCTCCGTCGGATGTGCGCTCTAAACGCAGTGAAGAGCTGAAAAGGAAGACTTGGATGAGACGGACTACCCTATCACTCAAATCGTCATCAGAATCGGATAAAAGCATTGAATTGAACAATTCCAAGACGAATTCTGAAGTTGTCCCTTGTTGTGATGGTGTCAAACGGTCCGCGAGGATTCAAGCCAGCAAG CGAACCAGCACTGAAGTTACTCGTGATTCAGCTGCTTTGATAAAAAGATTGCGGGAAATCCGACTTGATTTTGGCATGACCAGCAAGTGGCAATATCTTTCTCCAAAGTCACCGGCTACCAAAACTCAGCAGTCTCGCAAAGTGTCGTCATATCGTCTAGTCGCTAATCATTTTGCGCCCATGCTCAGTACCCTCAATATGCAGCCCAAGGTCGTTCTGACGAGAACAACTATCAACTCGACAACACATATCATCCAGGAACCAAGCAGTAGAAGCAAAATGTCCACAGAAGCATCCGGATATTGCCACCCCTGGATTCCAAtagaaaatattaagaaagAGTACCTGGGAgtcgaaaaaatgaaacgaaaaagtgTCACAGGTGTCACTGAACCCCAG GCCAGCCTGATTCCTGTTGTGCAGTTACACAAACGACGCAGAAGTGTTAAATTACGTAATGACAATGAAAGCAGTAACGTCTGTGAGAAGGAAACGCTAGTCGAAGATAATAAATTGTCATCATTTTTCACCACTGATGGTCTTCAGAAGCGTGTGGAAAGTGATGCGGGACCATCTGTAGACCATCTGAATTGTCTTGGAAAAATTTTCTCCTCAACTCCATTACCTCGCATCCGCCATGTTTCCCATCATTCAGAAAGTGGCGATAGCAGTGCTGTGTTGGAACCGGATTTAGCTTTTGCAACTTCCAGTGCGTCTGGCATTGGAAAAAGATCTAGAATCCATGAATCAGTAGCTTGTGCGGATAGTGTGCTCCTCATTGAACCATCGTCGCACGTTCCAAATGTAGACGACATCCAAGAAAGATCAACGGCTCAGTCGCAGCTGAATGCAGAACCCAATGGATCGACGACAACTTCACTGAGGAGTAGTAAGCGGGTCAGAGGAGTACCCAAGTCGTCCAATCCAGGAGGCGGTGATGGAATGGCTGCATCCAATATTTCAGTTTCAAGCATCTCATCACTTTCATCGGATACCAACTCTCCCTATCGAGGTGCGTTAAATGTAACTGATAATTTATCATTGACGTTTGAGTAG